The window GGTTTCCTCGTCGGCTGGGGCTATGTGTTCGTCGAGGCACTCGTCCCGCCGCTGCTGCTTCTGCAGCTGGGCTTCACGACGGCGGGCACGCTGCACCAGGAATGGTCCTCGTATCCGGCGGACCTGTGGTGGCCGTGGGCGCTCGCGGGGGCCGCGATCATCGCCGTCTCCGGGTACCTGGGGGTGCGTGCCTCTGCCCGGTTCGGCACGGTCCTCGGGGTCTTCGAGGTTCTCGTCCTCGTGGTGTTCGCCGGCTGGCTGATCGGCAAGGCGGGCGGGGACAACACGCTGTCCGTGTTCGGGACGTCGCACACCGCGGAGGGCCACGCGGGCCTCAGCGGAGTGTTCGCCGGGTCGGTCTACACGGTGCTCGCCTTCGCCGGGTTCGAGGCCGCGGCACCGCTGGCCGAGGAGACACGGAACCCGCGCCGGACGATGCACCGCGCGGTGCTCGGCGCGGCCCTCGGAATCGGCCTGTTCTACGTACTCACCACCTACGCCATGACCGTGTACTACGGGCCGGACCGCTTCGGGGAGTTCGGGGCCTCCGGCGACGCGTCCTGGGAGGGCGTGGCCCGGGCGTCGTTCGGGCTGTTCTGGGTGCTGGTGTTCCTGGCCGTGGTCAACTCGGCCATCGCCAACGCCAACGCGTGCGCCAACGTCTCCACCCGGACCGCCTTCGCCCTGGCCCGCATCCGCGTCCTGCCCCGCTTCCTTGCCGTGCTGCACCCCAAGTACCGCTCCCCCGTCGCCGGTATCGCCGTGCAGACCGTCGTCGCGATCGGCGCCGTGCTGGGGCTGGGGTTGGCCTACGACCCGGTGACGGCGTTCCTGCTGCTGGCCACGGTGATCGTGACGGTCGTGATCGGCGTGTACATCGTGGTGAACCTCGCCTGTGCCGGCTACTTCCTGCGCCGCAGGCGCGAGGCGCTCAAGCCCGTACGGCATCTGCTCCTGCCCGTCCTCGGCATCGCCGCGTTCGTGCCCGCGCTGCTGACCGCGGCGGGACTGCCCGTCTTCGACTTCGTCTCCGAGCTGACCGCGCCAGTGTCGTACGCGGGATCCGTGGTCGGTGTGTGGATGGCGGCCGGGGTCGTGGTGTTGGTCGTGCTCATACGGCGCCACCCGGGGCGCATAGCCGAGACCGCTCGTGTGCACCTCGACGACCCCTCCCCCACCGGCCTTCCGCAGAATGGAGCTGTGCAGCGATGAGCGACCCCCGGATCCTGACCGTGCGCCCGGAACCGGGCGAATACGCTTGGACGTTCGGCGGCGCACCGCCCGTGGCGCGCATCGCACCCGGCACGGTTCTCGACCTGTACACGGAGGACTGCTTCGCCGGGCGGGTGCGGTCGGAGAAGGACCTGGTGTCTCAGGTGTGCGAGTTCCCCTACCTCAACCCGCAGACAGGCCCCTTCCACATCGAGGGCGCCGAGCCGGGTGACACGATCGCCGTGCATTTCGTGGCGATCGAACCGGCCCGGGACTGGGCCGCGTCGACCACGGTCCCGTTGTTCGGCGCACTGACCTCCACGCACACCACGGCCACGCTGCAACCGCCGCTCCCGGAGACCGTCTGGATCTGGCAGCTCGACCGGACACGACGTACGGCGCTGTTCCGGGCACACGACAGTGACATCGAGGCCGAGCTGCCCATGGATCCGATGCACGGCACGGTCGGGGTGGCCCCCGCCAATCTGGAGGTGCGCTCGGCCCTGGTGCCCGACGCGCACGGCGGGAACATGGACACGCCCGAGATGCGGGCGGGCGTCACCTGCTATCTCGGGGTGAACGTCGAGGGCGCGCTGCTCAGCCTCGGCGACGGGCACGCCCGGCAGGGCGAGGGCGAGACCTGTGGGGTGGCGGTCGAGTGCGCGATGAACACCGTGGTGATCGTCGAGTTGCTCAAGGGGCTCGCCACACCCTGGCCGCGCATCGAGTCGGACACGCACATCATCTCGACGGGCTCGGCCCGGCCGCTGGAGGACGCGTTCCGGATATCCCAGCTCGACCTGGTGCAGTGGCTGGTGCGCGACTACGGGTTCGGTGAGCTGGACGCGTACCAGTTCGCGACCCAGGCCGTCGAGTCGCCGCTGGCCAATGTGTGCGACACCAACTACACGTGCGTGGCCAAGATCCGAAAGCAGTGGCTGCCCGCACGCGAGACGCACCGCGGACTTCATGCACGGCTGCGGGAGACGGCAGCGACTCTGCGCTGAGCGCCCCGGCCGAACTCAGAAGCTGTGTCACAACCTCTTTCCGCAGGTCACAGCGCTATGAAGCGCGATGATGATTCTGTTTGCCGTTCGGGTTGGCGTCGATGGACGGGCATCCGAACGGCGTCGGAAGGCTCACCAGTCCGGGTTCGTGGGTTCGGGCGGGTCCCAGTCACAGAACGGGCACCAGTTCCGCCCGGCGGGTTCGTCCCGGAAGTGCACTGTGGGCTCGCCGCACCACGGGCAGGGGTAGCCCCGCTCCAGTTCGTCGGCATACGCGTCGAGGATGGCGGCCTGGTGCCGTAGAGCGAGTTCTTCTTCTCGGGGTCCCATGTCGGCCTCCTTGCGGCAGGCTCCATCCTCAGGATGCACCCGCGCTCTGCCCTGGTCAGTGCGGGATGCGAGGTTCTCAGGCGGCTGCCGCGAGGGCGACCGGGCCGTCTCGGGCTGGCGGCGCGGCCGGGTCAGGCGGCGAGTCATGAGGGTGATGAACGCCCACTGGATGTGCGCCTCGGCATGGGCCATCAGGCGCTCGTAATCCCGTGCGTTGCGTCGGGCCCGCATCGTCCACGAATTCGACCGCTCGATCACCCACCGCTTCGGTAGCACGACGAAGCCGTCGGCGTCCTTGGGGCGGGGAACGACCTTGATTGTGATGCCGAGGGTGTCCTGGGCCCAGGTGCTGAACTCCTCTCCGCCATAGCTGTCGTCCGCCCAGACCAGGACGATTTCGGGGTGTTCGGCGTGAAGGCGGGTCAGCAGGATGCGGGCCGCGTCGCGGTCCTGGACGTCGGCGGGGGTGACGAGCAGATCGACGAGCAGGCCGTCCTGGTCAACCAGGAGATGTCGCTTCCGCCCGTTTATGTGCTTGTTTGCATCGCACCCGCGTGTCGCGTTCGACACCGTCTCCGCACCTTTGACGGACTGAGAGTCCACGATCACCCGCACCGGCAAGGGACAGCGCCGACGGCGCAGCCGCAGCCGTCGGCGGAGCTGGTCAAAGATCCACTTGAGCACGCCGGCCTTCGCCCAGCGGGCGAAGTACCCGAACACGGTGCGCCAGGGGATGCCGAAGTCGGCGGGCAGCGCGCGCCATTTCGCCCCGTTGTCGACGATGTAGCGGATCGAGTCGACCACCCGTCGCCGGGGCCACTTCTCGGGCGCGCCGCCCTTCGGGGTCTGGCATGCGGGCGTCGGGAGAAGGCGTTCGAGCAGGGCCCATTCGAGGTCGCTGGCGTCGGAGGGGTAGTGGTAGCAGGGCAGCATCATGACGGCGTGGGGCCGCGACCTGGGGAGGAAGCCAACTGCGGGGCGGTCGCGGCCCGTTGCCTGCCTTTCCGGTTCACTCCAGGTTGGACAGCAGCTGGAGGGTGGACTCGATCGCGCCCATCTGGGCCATGACGGTGCGGATATAGGGGTCGTCAGGGGTCTTCTTCTGGTGCGGGAGCAGAATCCCGGCGATGAAGTTCTCGACATGGTGGTGCACGGTGTCGAAGAACGCCCGCTCGTAGCCGATCCAGACCTCCGGCGCGTCGTCCAGCAGCCGATACCCCCACTTCCTGTCCCAGGTCACAGGCGGAAGACCACGCGCGGCCGCGACCTGCCGCAGGTGCGCGAGCCCGGTGTGGATCTGCGCGCGGGTGCGTTCGGTGGCGGCCATGAGCTGGGTGATGGTCAGTCCGGCGGGGCGGGCCTCCTGCAGGGCGCTGAGGATCGCTTCGGCGTGGACGTGAGCGGGGACGCCCCGCCCCATCGCCTACTCACCCGAGCCCTTCAGCAGCTTCTCAAGCTGCTCGTCCAGGTCGACCTCGCCACGGGTGACGGCGCCCTCGATCCAGTCGGCCGCGGCGCGCACCCTCGCAAGTCCCCGGCCGATGGTGCCGCGTTCGGCGTCGTCGTAGTGCTCGCCGCGCAGGTTCGGCACGATCCGCCCGGCCGTCGTGACGAACTGCGCGCAGGCCGCGACCAGGTCCATGAACTGGGCGCTGTGCTCCATGCGCTGCAGCTGCGGGGCAGCTTCCTCGTGCACGAACTGGGCCTGCTGGCGGAACCGGTCGAACTGAGCCTCGTTAACCGCGTGCCGGGCGGTGTCATCGGCCATGGCCTTCGAAGCGACCGCAGGACGGCGCAGGAAGTCGGTGGTCACCACCGAGGCAACCGTGTCGTCGGCGGCCAGGTCGTGGATGGCCTCCACCTTCTCCTGCACGCTCTCCGGGGTGTCGACCTTCCAGCCCACTACGCGTTTCGCGCTGTCGTGCGTCCAGCGGGGCGGGCCGCCGCGCGGGGTGGGCGGGGGGGGGTGTTCACCGCCTCGAACCGCTCCTCGGGATCCTGGATACCGGCCAGGATCTTGTGGATCGTGTGCGAGACGTCCGCCCGCCGACGCTCCTTCGGCCAGCGGGAGGCCACCCACCGGTAGCCCCGGACCGTGGAGTACGACAGGCCGATGTCCTCGGCGAATAGCCGGATGGCCTCGCTGACCGTGAACAGGTCGTCCTTCCCGGACGGATTCGCACCCCCATACGAGCGCATCGGCTCGATCTCCATGGCCGCATCGCCAATCCGCCACTGGGCGCCGCTCATCGTGGCGACCCAATCCCGTCCCAGCTTGACCAGCTCGTCGTAGCGTTCCCGGGTCACACTGCCGATCATCGCGGGCATCCGGACACCACCCCCACGGGCCCCGGTGCGGCACCCTTCCATGCCACCAACTGGCCCTGACGGCCCGATACTTCGCGCCATCCGACGGCCTCCGGCCGTCGGAAAGGGCGCACGGCCCCGGTTGTGGAGCAGGTCCATAGCCGCCGGATACTCGGTCTCACAACTTGCGCTGCTGCGTGCGCCGCCTGTGCCAGGCCCGTTTGCGGCAGCCGGGAGAGCAGTACGTTGCCGAGACGGGACGTTCGACTCCGACCGTCCAAGACGTCCCGCACTCCGGGCATCTGGCCGTCACGCCGGCTTTCACCGCCTCGGTCCTCGCCCGCGCCCGCCGCATCCGCCGCCAGTTCGGCGACCGGCACGCAGATGAGCAGAACACCGCCGTCGCCTTCGCCGCTGGCATCAGCGGACCTCCGCACCCACGGCACACCCGCGGCCCGGAGTCGTCGTCCGCGACCACGACCAGCCGCAGCCGGGGCGCCTCGTCCCTGCCCATACGGCCACCGTACGGCCCGTTCGTTCATCCATCACGTGTCAGGCGCCACGCAACAGAAGGCCGAGCGGGTCGATCAGAAACAGCAGGAGTACGCACGTTACGTGCACGACAGTTCGGCGTGCCCCGCCATGCGCACCAGCGCCGAAGGGACGAGGCTGGGGGCGGAGCTGAACATTGGGATGGCGTGTCAGGCCGTGTCCGAGCGAGACGCACAGCACCAGCCCCGAGTAGAACAACAGGGAAGGAAGAGGTGCCAGCCGGGAGGCGGGAACGAGCACGCTGAAGAACATGTACAGCAGGACCATGATGGTCCCCATCAAGAGCACGGCCTGGGTGCAGCTGCCGTTCGGCCCGCCTGTATGGTCGAGGCGTCTCAGGGCCCGGTAGCGCCGCCACCAGCCGGGATGTGTATGCCAGGGGCGCGTAGCCGCCCGCAGCGGGCGCGCTTTGCGTACCCAGGCAAGCAGATCGCTCCATCCCTTCGGCCCGGCGTCCCAGGCTGTCTTGTCCCAGCCGGAACCCATCGCGTTCATGGCCAGATCGCACCAGGCTCTCGGATCGGCGCCCCAGTCGACTGCGTCCAGGTCGGCGCACAACTCGCGACTGCGCAGGAAATCGGTGTAGGTCGCATACGTCATGGCGACCAAGGTGGCCAGCATGGCCGCTGTCCACAGCGGCGACGGCCCCTCGCCCGGCCAGTGCGTGTGCATACTGCCGGTGAACTCTCCCACGGACAGCCAGGCCAGCACCGCGCCACAGGGCAAGACGATGACGATGCAGAAAGCCTGCCACAAGGCCCTGACGGCAACCCCCAGTTCGACGTCACGGTTGCGGATGTGCGCCAGCTCGTGCAGCACCACCGCATCGAAGATGTGGCGAGTCTTGCGTCTGTCGGGATGTAGGGCGCACAGACCGTTGTCAAGGACGATGACGTACCGACCGGCACTGCCGACGGTGACGGCTCCTGCCGTGAGGCGGCGCGGGTTGCGTAAGAACACCGGCGGCGGCACAACCCCGGACCGCCGCGCCAGTCGCAGCAGAGCCTCGGGAAGCAACAACGCCTCAGCGTCCCCGTCAGCGTCAGGCCTGATCTCATCAAGACGACCGCCGC of the Streptomyces sp. T12 genome contains:
- a CDS encoding APC family permease, whose translation is MSGDTAGQATTGLRRDAIGLREVLFQSITAMAPAAAVAASIPAGAAFAGGSLPLSVLIALVACLFTASCVAELARELPAAGSVSTYVAQGLHPAVGFLVGWGYVFVEALVPPLLLLQLGFTTAGTLHQEWSSYPADLWWPWALAGAAIIAVSGYLGVRASARFGTVLGVFEVLVLVVFAGWLIGKAGGDNTLSVFGTSHTAEGHAGLSGVFAGSVYTVLAFAGFEAAAPLAEETRNPRRTMHRAVLGAALGIGLFYVLTTYAMTVYYGPDRFGEFGASGDASWEGVARASFGLFWVLVFLAVVNSAIANANACANVSTRTAFALARIRVLPRFLAVLHPKYRSPVAGIAVQTVVAIGAVLGLGLAYDPVTAFLLLATVIVTVVIGVYIVVNLACAGYFLRRRREALKPVRHLLLPVLGIAAFVPALLTAAGLPVFDFVSELTAPVSYAGSVVGVWMAAGVVVLVVLIRRHPGRIAETARVHLDDPSPTGLPQNGAVQR
- a CDS encoding acetamidase/formamidase family protein, with the translated sequence MSDPRILTVRPEPGEYAWTFGGAPPVARIAPGTVLDLYTEDCFAGRVRSEKDLVSQVCEFPYLNPQTGPFHIEGAEPGDTIAVHFVAIEPARDWAASTTVPLFGALTSTHTTATLQPPLPETVWIWQLDRTRRTALFRAHDSDIEAELPMDPMHGTVGVAPANLEVRSALVPDAHGGNMDTPEMRAGVTCYLGVNVEGALLSLGDGHARQGEGETCGVAVECAMNTVVIVELLKGLATPWPRIESDTHIISTGSARPLEDAFRISQLDLVQWLVRDYGFGELDAYQFATQAVESPLANVCDTNYTCVAKIRKQWLPARETHRGLHARLRETAATLR
- a CDS encoding IS5 family transposase; translated protein: MMLPCYHYPSDASDLEWALLERLLPTPACQTPKGGAPEKWPRRRVVDSIRYIVDNGAKWRALPADFGIPWRTVFGYFARWAKAGVLKWIFDQLRRRLRLRRRRCPLPVRVIVDSQSVKGAETVSNATRGCDANKHINGRKRHLLVDQDGLLVDLLVTPADVQDRDAARILLTRLHAEHPEIVLVWADDSYGGEEFSTWAQDTLGITIKVVPRPKDADGFVVLPKRWVIERSNSWTMRARRNARDYERLMAHAEAHIQWAFITLMTRRLTRPRRQPETARSPSRQPPENLASRTDQGRARVHPEDGACRKEADMGPREEELALRHQAAILDAYADELERGYPCPWCGEPTVHFRDEPAGRNWCPFCDWDPPEPTNPDW
- a CDS encoding RacP protein, yielding MGRGVPAHVHAEAILSALQEARPAGLTITQLMAATERTRAQIHTGLAHLRQVAAARGLPPVTWDRKWGYRLLDDAPEVWIGYERAFFDTVHHHVENFIAGILLPHQKKTPDDPYIRTVMAQMGAIESTLQLLSNLE
- a CDS encoding DUF6192 family protein — translated: MGWKVDTPESVQEKVEAIHDLAADDTVASVVTTDFLRRPAVASKAMADDTARHAVNEAQFDRFRQQAQFVHEEAAPQLQRMEHSAQFMDLVAACAQFVTTAGRIVPNLRGEHYDDAERGTIGRGLARVRAAADWIEGAVTRGEVDLDEQLEKLLKGSGE
- a CDS encoding DUF6192 family protein — encoded protein: MPAMIGSVTRERYDELVKLGRDWVATMSGAQWRIGDAAMEIEPMRSYGGANPSGKDDLFTVSEAIRLFAEDIGLSYSTVRGYRWVASRWPKERRRADVSHTIHKILAGIQDPEERFEAVNTPPRPPRAAARPAGRTTARNA
- a CDS encoding M48 family metalloprotease — translated: MIGHPLDTGSLERPARARQYDATVLDAAVPFALCGCGLMLVIAVALYLCGPLWRLRGGRLDEIRPDADGDAEALLLPEALLRLARRSGVVPPPVFLRNPRRLTAGAVTVGSAGRYVIVLDNGLCALHPDRRKTRHIFDAVVLHELAHIRNRDVELGVAVRALWQAFCIVIVLPCGAVLAWLSVGEFTGSMHTHWPGEGPSPLWTAAMLATLVAMTYATYTDFLRSRELCADLDAVDWGADPRAWCDLAMNAMGSGWDKTAWDAGPKGWSDLLAWVRKARPLRAATRPWHTHPGWWRRYRALRRLDHTGGPNGSCTQAVLLMGTIMVLLYMFFSVLVPASRLAPLPSLLFYSGLVLCVSLGHGLTRHPNVQLRPQPRPFGAGAHGGARRTVVHVTCVLLLFLIDPLGLLLRGA